The Chitinimonas sp. BJYL2 genome has a segment encoding these proteins:
- a CDS encoding methylglyoxal synthase produces the protein MSLISLPMQATKRIALVAHDNMKANLLEWARYNRGSLSRHHLFATGTTGSLIERELSLPVKRYESGPLGGDQQIGAAIVSREVDFLIFFWDPLEPQPHDPDVKALLRMAVVWNIPMACNRASADFLISSSLLDTPYDRLVPDYRGHQQRPVKV, from the coding sequence ATGAGCCTGATCTCCCTCCCCATGCAAGCTACCAAGCGCATCGCCTTGGTTGCCCACGACAATATGAAAGCCAACCTGCTGGAATGGGCGCGCTACAACCGGGGCTCGCTGAGCCGTCACCATCTGTTTGCCACCGGCACCACGGGTAGCCTGATCGAGCGCGAGTTGAGCCTGCCGGTCAAACGCTACGAGAGCGGACCGCTGGGCGGTGACCAGCAGATCGGCGCGGCCATCGTCTCGCGTGAAGTCGATTTCCTGATCTTCTTCTGGGACCCGCTCGAACCCCAACCGCACGACCCCGACGTGAAAGCCCTGCTGCGTATGGCAGTGGTATGGAATATCCCCATGGCCTGCAACCGCGCCTCGGCCGATTTCCTGATCTCGTCCAGCCTGCTGGATACGCCGTATGATCGACTGGTGCCTGATTACC